The window TAAATACATCTCTTTTAACCCTGTTAAAAAATCTTCCATATTACAAGCAATCGCATCAATATCTATTGATGAAATTGATTTTTTTATTTTATCGATACCTTCTCCACTAGAGCTTGTTCCTATTGCAAAATTTTCAAAATCTACTGTTAGTTTGGTATAATCTATTTTAGATCTTTTCTTAAATGGTTGATATTTTATTAATGATTGATTAAATTTATTTATAAAATCATTTTCATTATCTTTAATATATGATTTCCAATTGCTAATAGTTTCAGATAACTTCAAAGACTGAGAGTTAGATATGCCTGCACTAGGTAATGAAGCGGTAGAAGTGCTTGATGAAAAATCTAATATGTTTTCTGTGCCAGTACTATTATCATTAAAAGTTAACTTTCCTTTAAATTTAACCTCAACAAACCGAGCTTTTAAATTATATGTCTTAGCATTATTAAACACGTTTAATTTTCCAACTTCTTCATCGTCTTTAGCTAATAAATAAATATCAAGACGTTTATGTATAAGAATAGTTGCGGGTTTGTATGCGTGGATTTTCCGAAGGAAAATCAGACGTTACAAACACGCAACGACCTTTGATTAAGCACTAAGTCGAAATTATTTTTATACGGTGTGCCTGTTGCACAACGTGTTGTTAAAGATATAGAAATTTCGTATATTTATTAATGCAAGGCACAAAAATATATCAGGAGAAATTATTCAACAATTTCCAGTTGAGTCGTCGGGTTCCCCAAGACAATTTTTATAGACGATTATAAGAAATTTTAGACTTAGAATTTCTACGGAATCAAACAAAAATCTATTACGGAAACTGTGGACAAAAAAGTTTAGATCCCGTAGTGTTTTTCAAATTCTGTTTAGTTGGTTATTTAGAGAATATCACCGGCGATAGAAAATTGGTATTACATTGTAGTCTTCGACTGGATATTCTGTATTTTCTAGGTTATGATATCGATGAAGAATTACCATGGCATTCCACGCTAAGTAGAACACGTCAACTGTACCCAGAGTCAGTTTTTGAAAGCCTATTTACTCATGTTTTCAAAATGTGCGTAGCCATGCAAATGGTAAGCGGTCACACCCAAGTTATCGACGCCGCACCTGTAAAAGCAAACGCTTCGATGGATAGCTTAGAACTTAAAGTGCCAGAAGAAGATTTAGAAGCTCATTTACGCGCAGTACGACATATAAGCAATAGAGATAAAGCGGTACCATTTCGATCAGCCAAAGTTAATAAAGCCCCAAAATCGCAACAAGAATTATCAGCAAGCCGTCAGGAATTACAAGCCATAAAGAGCCGAAACAAAAAATGGTCAAAAGATCAAAACCATCGTCCTGGAGCAGGAAATAAAGGTTCCCGTTATACTAGTAATAAAACGCATTACAGTCCAACCGATCCCGATGCTCGTATAAGTGTAAAACCAGGGAAAGCAAGAAAACTAAACTATTCAAGTCAGCTCACGGTAGATGCCGCACATCATGTAATAAGTGACATCAAAGCCTATCATGCCGATGGCAAAGACAGTCAGCATTTACCTGATATTGTATTGCGAGTAAAACGACGCTTATGGCAATCTGGTCTTACCATAGACACCTGTCTCGCAGATACCGGTTACAGTAGTGGTGATAATTATGCTTTTTTAGAAAAGCAGGATATTACCAGTTACATTCCGCCACACGGCACCTTTAAAGGAGGACCTGATGAATTTATTTATAATGAAAAAGAAGATCACTACACCTGCCCTCAAGGTAAGATTATCCCCTTTAAAAAGGTGTTTTACGAAAAGAAGAACAACACCAAAAAGAAGGCCTATAGAGGTTCAAAAAAACTTTGTATCGATTGCCCAATACGAAGCGCTTGTTTAAGCAAAACGGCACAAGAAAAGTCATTTTCCGTAACGTATTACCGCGCAGAATACCTACGGAATATAGCACGAGTTGATAGTGAAAAAGGAAGCTATATGAAAGGAAAATGACAAAGCAGATAGCCCCTGTATTTGGTACGCTAACCCAGTTTTTAGGCATGGGAAAAGTGAATACCCTTGGGATTAAACAAGCTAATAAATGTATGCATCTATCCGCAACAGCGTATAATCTTAAAAAGTATTTAAAATATATGAAAAAACTGCCAGAAAGTATAGCGGGACTACTTGCTTTTATTAAAAGCACCAAAAACTACTTAATAAGCGTTCAAATACTATCTTTTAAGCCACTTGCATTTTAGAGAAAATACGGAGAGTCAAAATTAAAAACAGCTTAAAATCAAAGATTTTAAGCTGTTTTTATGCTTTTTTAAGGGGTTGTGCAACGGTTACCGGTGTTATAAACAGGTTTTTAATTCAATTATGTTTTCAGTATCTATAATACTATACGTGAGTTTTAGAAGTTTCATTTTACATTCATCAAATTCAATTATTTGATAAATCTGATTGCCAATTCTTTTCTCTGGAGTAAATTTTAAAAAATAATTTTGTTCATATTCAATTAATTTCCAATAATTTTTAATTTTCAGATTTTCATTAACTAGTTTTTTAGAAATTTCACAAAATGATATTTTATCACTAAACTTTATAACTAATGAATCTTTATTTTTTTTAAAATTATTTGTTGTTAGGAAAGTACTAATTTGACATTTATTAGTAAATAGCTTATTATTTAAATTTAATTGTTTAAAAATGTGCATTGTATTACCTTTAAAATCTACTTCAATAGAATTGTTTTCATTAATATTAAAGTCAAAATTCAAATTCAAAGAGTCGTTTTTTACTATTAGTTTTGAGTTAATAAAATCAATTTTTATAGGGATTGTTGTGTTATTATTAATGTTCTTAAGTGTTTTTTTATCGAAATCAATTAAGACACCCTTCTCTCCTGGCTTATATGATGCGCCAATATCTATGACACGACCTTTATAAGATATCCAAGTCCCATTAATCTTTTGATTTTTACAGGATATCGCTGTAATTAATAGGAATATTATATATAATCTTTTCATTAACTTGTTTATAACTCGTTATATAGCAACTAAAGTAGTTAATATCCCCTAAATATTGTGGGATATCCGCACTTTTTGTTCCTGATTTAGGTTTTAAAAAGCTAAGCTACAATTTATAAAGTGGCCTCGCAATACGCAGAACTATGTCTATTTTATTGTTAATTAGGGATTAAATGTACACTAATTAGTTGTAGGCTGTTTACGGGAAACCTCATTGTTGTAAAAAGATTGAGTACTACAGCAGTACTATTAGTCTTATTGGTTTTTGAGGTTTAAAAATGGGATAAGAGTACAAGTTGTAGTCTATACTTAAACTGGAAGATTGTGTCAAAGATGTAAAACCTTTTGATGTGATTATTAGTGTTGCGTCATATATTATTGAGTTGTATTAATAGTATCAATAGAGGCGAAAGGATCAACTTACTTACTTACTTACTTACTTACTTACTTTGGTGTTAGAAGGGGGACTTTTGATATTTTACTCGGAGCCGTCTACTCGTTTACCTGTTGGCTTTTCCGCTGTTTAATTCCGTTTCGTATTTGTTTAAGGATTTCCAAATTGACTTTATTTCGGGCCAAACATCATCAGTAAAATCCGTATCTGTATTAATAATTAATATTTTTCCAATTTCCGTTTTAGGATTGAAATACATTGCTGTCATTACTCCTGGGTCAGAACCATTATGACCAATCATTTCCTCCTTAACACCCAAGAATTCATCTCTAAACTCCATAAATATTCCAAACTCTTCATCTGTTTCTGAATTGGGGAATTTCTGTTTTTTAAATAATTTTTTATAGCTCTTTTGGTTTAACAAAGTTCCTTTGCCTTTATAACCTTTAATTAATTCAGATAAGAATAGCCCTAAATCTTTACTTGATGTAATAAATCCGCCATCAGCATATGTAATTAGTGAATAATCGGCTATCATCATTTCTTTATTCGCAAACAATTTAGATCGTTTTGTGGTATCAATATCTTTTGAAGACCAACCAGAGGACGACATTTTTAAAGGTTTTAATATATTGTCTTTTGTAAAAGACTGATAATCTTGTCCAGTTGCAGATTCTATTATCTGTGCGCAAAGAGCAGCAGCTATATTTGAATATTCTCTTTTTTCTCCCGGTTTTGTGTTGGAAAATGTGCCTTTTATGTACCATTTTCCATTTTCGGTCAAGCTATTTTGAATAAATTCTAATAATGAAATCTTCGTTTCAGGTTTGTTGAAATAGTCAAATACACCTTCGTTTTCTTCGTGTACAGATTTTTTTAAAACATACGATTTTGCATAAATCTCGTCAAGGTCAATAATTGAAGATGTGTGATAAGCCAGATGTTTAATTAAAATTGGATTCTCTGGATAGTTTGGATTAACAATTTTGAAAGGTAAATATTTATTGATTGGGTCATTAATATTTAATTTACCTAAATCTTGTGCTTTAAATAAGGAAATTCCTATTAGTGTTTTGGATATTGAAGCTATGTTTTGAATTGTACTTGAAGTGTAAGGCTTATTTTGCTCAATATCTGTGAATCCAAAACCTTTATCATAAATCAATCTATTTTCGTCCACCACAGATACTGAAAATCCGATTATCGCATCTTTATCAAAAGCTAATTGCAGGTTATTAGTCAATGTATCATTTATCGCGGTATGATTTTTTTTGAGGTTTTTTTTGGTTTCGTTTGTTTGTTTACATGAAAATATTGTTATTGAAAGGAAGATGATTAAAAATAAATTTTTCATTTAGCGGTTTTTTTTTTAGCTGTCTTGTCCTGAAATATGGCTACAGGTTAAAATTGAATTAAGCTGATAATTTATATACCATATTAGGTGTTTTATAATCTAAAGATAAATGTAATCTAACGTCGTTGTATAAATTAATTGACTTTTTTACAACTCTCTTTGCTTGTGCTACGCAATCAAAGGTTTGATCTAAGTATAACTCATCTTCTAATATGCCATTTACACGTTCTGCCATTGCGTTTTCGTAACAAGGATTTTGTTCAGCAAAGGGAAACGACCAATTAGCAAAAAAGGAAGCTATATAAAAGGAAAACGACAAAGCACGGTAGCCCCTGTTTTTGTTACATTAACCCAGTTTTTAGGCATGGAAAAAGTGAATACCCTTGGGATTAAATAAGCTAATAAGTATGTACATTTATCCGCAACAGCCTATAATCTTAAAAAGTATTTAAAATATATGAAAAATGGACCAGAAAGTATAGCGGGACTACTTGCTTTTATTAAAAGCACCAAAAACTACCTAATAAGCGTTCGAATGCTATGTTTTAAGCCACTTGGATTTTAGAGAAAATACGGAGAGTCAAAATTAAAAACAGCTTAAAATCAAAGATTTTAAGCTGTTTTTGTGCTTTTCTAAGGGGTTGTGCAACGGTTACCGGTGTTAGCTGTTCGGCATTATTTCTGTTTTAAAGAAGCCTAACTTTTTTTAGCTGAAATTCTAATTCTTCTTCATTCCGTAATATTTTAATTGTTATTTCATCAGTTTCTTTTGGTATAAGACCATTGTTAAAGAAATCACACTTATTTTCATTAGTGATATTTAAGTAATTGACATTGTTTATTTGTAATACTTGGTCTCCAAATTGTAATACTTTTGAAGCTTCTGTATCATTATATATAAAATCTACAAACACCTTGTTTCCACTAAAATTAGGATTGAAACCAAAATCGTATAATTCTGTATTATTTGAAGGACCTTCTTTAATCATTTTGATTTTTTTTGCCTTCCAATTTAAAATTAATCTATAATTTTTAAAAAAAGAAATTCCTAGGTTTGTTTTACCATCTTTAACTCGCATCACTTTGTCTGTTATAATTTGGTTTCCAATAGTTATTTGGTCAATTTTTGCAGAATACTCCTTTTTTTTATCGCCTTTGCCATACATACCTATACCTGATGCATATCCTGAACCTGATATATACTTCGTGATTTTATTAGATTCTTTTTGTCTTAAAAAATCTCCATACGCTAAATGTGGCGTAGAATTGTTACCTAAATCAATTAAATTATTTAATGCTTTATCTCCATTTATATAACTAATAATAGATGGTTCACTAGCTCCTGTACCTATAAACATTTTTGCTTCAGTAGCATCTGAAGGAATATTTAATTTCTGTTCATTATCTGTTATAGTAATTATCTGATTTTTAAAATCGAAATCCCATATCGCAAATCGCATTAAATTAGAACCAATAAAACCATCTGCATTTAGACAAGCAAGTATACCATTATTAAAATCTGATATAGCTGCAATAGTATTCTGAAAATTAATACCTCCTATTTCAATATCGTCTATTTTTGTATAGTTAAGTAGTTGGCTAGTTTTATGTATATCAGTCACATTTTCACTTCCTAAAGATATAACGTCAAGCTTTTCTGCTAATTCTTTTGAAAGCGCATTAGAAGCTCCAGTATCTAAGATAAAGTCATATACTTCATTTTGAATAGTTACTTTTATGATAATAAGTCCTTTACGGTATTCAAATGGTATAGAAGTCTTGAAATCTTCTTGAACTATATTTCCCTGCTTAAGGGTTTTATTTATTTTAGAAGATGCGCAACTTGAAAGAAGAATTACTGCAATAAGAGAATAAAAAAAATTGTTGAATTTCATAATTAAGGTTTATCTATTAGTTTTAATAAGGATAAACATTTGTTTACCCTTTCATATTAATAGACGCTTATATTTTTGAAATGGTTGCCTGAGGTTGGTTTTTTTTTGCTGACAGCTAACGGTTAGTATATGAAAAGTAGGGCAGTTGATAAGTACTTACTTTCGGATTTGCACTTAGCCATATTTTTCATTTTATTTTTATCTTTTTCGTTTTTTAAAATACAAATTAAAAATATGGCGGACTTAGCAGAAATGCACTAGCCTTTGTTTAAGCACTTTCGCCCTATTTTTTATATACATTGTGTGTGCCCAGCATGGGCATCTTTTAATTTACGGAAAGGTAAATAATTAATCTAGAGGGTGCAAGTCCCTTATGCGCAGGAGTAACCCTTCGGCTACGCTCAGGACAGGCTTATTGAAGCATTAGTAAGTCGCAAGGGTGGTAATCGCGAGGTTACATCTGAAGGCTATTTGTGATTGATTAATGAGCAAATACCACTACAAAACTCGGTACTGATACTTCGGCTGCGCTCAGCATAAACTAAACAAAAATCGTATACAGAGGCATAGTTATTCGGGTAAGCAAGCACATCATTGTAACGCCCAAACAGTAACAAAAGGGTAATTATGTAGATACGGCAGTGATTGAGTGAAAGAGGATGCCATTACCTGGGGAGGTCTCCAAAGTTACGAGTTGACTATTTGGAGAAGTCAGCAGAGGTCATAGTACTTACAGGAAACGAGTTGAGGGAATACCTCAGAAGGTCTCACAAGTAAGGAAGGACTGAACGTGATTCTCTTCAAAATTCGCATAGGAGCACTAGTGGTAGCCTATGCCTAAATTAGAAGATAGTGCCAAGGGTGAAAAGAGCTTTGGTGTGATGATTTACGAACCGCCGTATACGTTCCTGAGTTCTATTGCTAATGGCAATGGGGGCGAAAGGACCAACGTAGTTACGTATGTACGGTGGTGTGAGAGGCGCACTCCGGCTATTTTAGTCGGAGCCGTCTACTCGATTAGCTTTTCGTTTTTTATGATTCCCAATGTCTTTCAATATATAGAAATTCATTTTTTGATTCCGCAATAAAACTCCAAGTTGAACCTACTGGATTTCTAAAATCAGCTGTTTCCTCAATTCTCCAACACGAAATAATATTGTCATTTGGTAATATAATTTTAGTCCTATCTATCCTTTCCGATTCTTCCCAATTATTTTCTTCATCATCAAGTTCTCTAAAAGCATCATTAAATTCATTTTGAAAACTATCTTTAGAAAGTTTTATAATATCTAAATTGCCAATCCAATTTTCTATGTTAGTAGAGTCTTTCCATTCAGGTTTTCCAACATAATTTGTCGTCATATTATTTCCAGATTTGATTAAGCAATAAAAAAAGTCTTCAATTGAATCAAAATTGGTTTTTGATGCTCCGACATATCTTACAAAACTAACTTGCCAAGTCATTCCAATTTCATCAAATTCAAAATTCAAATTAGGTTGATTTTTGTCAAAATAATGTTTTATAATATTTTTCTGCATTTTTATTTAATGAAAGCTAACGATTTGTATAAGAATAGTAAGGGATTAAAACGCACTTACTTTTCGGTTTAGCACTTAGCCAAATTTACAATTTTACTGTTATTTTTCTTTGAACCGTCAAATTATAAATTTGGCGGACTTTGTTAATATACACCAACTTTCGGTTTGGCACTTAACCCTTATTATTTTTATACCGTGTGTGTGCCCAGCATGGGCATCTTTTAATTTACCTAAAGGTAAATAATTAATCTAGAGGGTGCAAGTCCCTTATGCGCAGGAGTAACCCTTCGGCTACGCTCAGGACAGGCTTATTGAAGCATTAGTAAGTCGCAAGGGTGAAAACCGTGAGGTTTTATCTGAAGGAAGCGAGACTACAAAACTCGGTACTGATACTTCGACTGCGCTCAGCATAAACTAAACAAAAATCGTATACAGAGGCATAGTTATTCGGGTAAGCAAGCACATCGTTGTAACGCCCAAACAGTAACAAAAGGGTAATTATGTAGATACGGCAGTGATTGAGTGAAAGAGGATGCCATTACCTGGGGAGGTCTCCAAAGTTACGAGTTGACTATATGGAGAAGTCAGCAGAGGTCATAGTACTTACAGGAAACGAGTTGAGGCAATACCTCAGAAGGTCTCACAAGTAAGGAAGGGCTGAACGTAATTCTCTTCAAAATTCGCATAGGAGCACTAGTGGTAGCCTATGCCTAAATTAGAAGATAGTGTCAAGGGTGAAAAGAGCTTTGGCGTGATGATTTACGAACCGCCGTATACGTTCCTGAGTGCTATTGCTAATGGCAATGGGGGCGAAAGGACCAACGTAGTTACGTACGTACGGTGGTGTGAGAGGCGCACTCCGACTATTTTAGTCGGAGCCGTCTACTCGATTACCACCAGTTTCTTTATTTCTTCATTCAATTCCGTTAGAAAAGGCGTGCTTTTTTGATTTACAACTATGCCTTTCTTTTTGTTTTTCAATAAATCACTAAAGTAACTTTCCTCTATATTCACTTCTACAATCATTCCACCTTTAGCTAAAACATTTCGAGCAACCATTTGAGGCAATGTTGTTGCTCCAGAAGTTCCTATTACAAATAAGATTCCTGTATGCTTTGAAATTTTCAGAACACTATCTCTTTTAAAGTACTTTTCGTCATAATATTCATCAAACCATAAAACGTGAGGTCTCAGGTCTTCATTACATTTGGGACATCTTAATGCTTTCCATTCATTTTCGGTTATAGCATCTTTATCTCTATTTTCAAGGTCGATTTCTTTGGGGAAAGGATATAGTTCTTTTGAACATTCATCTCCACATCTTACAAAATCAAAATCTCCGTGAATTAAAAAAGTTCTTTCTTCTGAATTTCCTGCTTTCCTATGCAAACTATCTACATTCTGAGAAATTAATGAAAATTGATTCTCTAATTTATCTTCAATTTCTTTAAGTAATAAATGACTTGGGTTTGGTTTTGCTTTCTCGGTTACAGACTTTCTATAAAGAAACCACTTCCAAACTTCTTGAGAAGCAAGATTAAACATACGAAATGTTCCAATATCTTCTGCTTTATAGTTTTTTGAACCAGAAACCCAATATCCATCTTTTCCTCTAAATGTTGGGATTCCACTTTCAGCCGAAAGTCCAGCACCAACCAAAAAGGATATTTTTTTCTCCTTTTCAAGACAAAAATTAAGTTGTTCTATTATTCTTTCGTCTATCATTTTTTAATTGGTGGTAACTCGTTATATGGAGACCTTTGTTCCACATATCCCTTATATATTGTGGGATATCAATAGCTTTAGTTCCTGATTTTATATTTGAAAGGCTAAGCTACAATTTATAAAGTAATCTGACAATACGTAGAACTATGTGTTTTTATCATAACACAACTAGTTACCTAAAGTTAGAGGATCCAATTGTGGTTTAATTACGGGAATCCTCAATTTGGGTAAAATAAAGGCATAAAAAAGCACAAACCTAAGCTTGTGTTTTGTTGAAGTATTTAAAAGTTGTTGACGTTAACTTGTTATGGGTTCGATTACATTTAATATGTTATAGTTGCTAAGCTTATGGGGCAAGAACAATAAATACAATCGGTACTGTTAAAGCCTATAAGTGTATGCATCTATCCGCAACAGCCTATAATCTTAAAAAGTATTTAAAATATATGAAAAATGGACCAGAAAGTATAGCGGGACTACTTGCTTTTATTAAAAGCACCAAAAACTACCTAATAAGACTTCGAATACTATCTTTTAAGCCACTTGCATTTTAGAGAAAATATGACGTATTAAAATTAAAAACAGCTTAAAATCAAAGATTTTAAGCTGTTTTTATGCTTTTTTAAGAGTTGTGCAACGGTTACAGGTGTTACCTACCGTATTCATGTTTTATGTTCTCAAGTAGTTGTTCTAGTTCAATCGCTTTTTTATTATGTTTTTTTATTGCAGATTTCCAATCATTATCTAAAAAAAAATTAGAATTTGAATCAAACTTAAAATCATTTAAATACCAGGAAGTTAAATTATCATTGTTTGATATTTTTACAACTATTTGAGATTTATATCCTTTTATTTCAATCCAGATTGTGGAAAACCATGCAAAAAATATATATCCATGAAATTTCTCTCTTATTTCCCATTCATCATCTGTTTCATCTTTTGACCAATATTCAGGATCCTTTATAATCTGGCCTATTTCACGGTCTGGAGGGAAAACATCTCCTCCATTTTCAAGCATTGGAATAAGTGTTTTCTCTCCCATGTTGTGCCCAAGTGCAAGATGCAAGTAATCATTTTTAGATCCGTTTTTTCCCGTAAAGGAAAAAATTGTTTTTTCATTATATTTATCTAGTAATTTTCTAAGTTGTTCTTTTGTTGATATAGATTTATTGAAGTAATATTCTAAATATTCATCACAAATTTTAGTAGCGAAATCTTGATTTTTAGTTTCAAATATTTCTTTTTTGATTATATTTCTTAGTTTTTTTTCCATCTTCATTATAGTAGGTAACGTTTGCGTATATGGAAAATTGCGTACTTGTGTGCGAGGATTTTCCGCAGGAAAATCAGCAGTAGCAAACAAAGCAACTAACTTTGATTAAGCTAAAACAGCAATTTTTTATATACTGTGTTGTAGCCAGTTTTTATTTTTTAAGTTTGATGTTGTTCAACTTTGGTTACTTTTCCGTTTTCAAAATAAATATCCAAAACGTCTGGGTCAATATTGAAAAGTCCAGGAAGAAATCCTAGTTCATACGCAATATGTTTTTCGTTGTATGAGTAAAAATCTTGTCCTAACAA is drawn from Psychroserpens sp. NJDZ02 and contains these coding sequences:
- a CDS encoding serine hydrolase domain-containing protein, producing MKNLFLIIFLSITIFSCKQTNETKKNLKKNHTAINDTLTNNLQLAFDKDAIIGFSVSVVDENRLIYDKGFGFTDIEQNKPYTSSTIQNIASISKTLIGISLFKAQDLGKLNINDPINKYLPFKIVNPNYPENPILIKHLAYHTSSIIDLDEIYAKSYVLKKSVHEENEGVFDYFNKPETKISLLEFIQNSLTENGKWYIKGTFSNTKPGEKREYSNIAAALCAQIIESATGQDYQSFTKDNILKPLKMSSSGWSSKDIDTTKRSKLFANKEMMIADYSLITYADGGFITSSKDLGLFLSELIKGYKGKGTLLNQKSYKKLFKKQKFPNSETDEEFGIFMEFRDEFLGVKEEMIGHNGSDPGVMTAMYFNPKTEIGKILIINTDTDFTDDVWPEIKSIWKSLNKYETELNSGKANR
- a CDS encoding integrase core domain-containing protein — its product is MSFSFYIASFFANWSFPFAEQNPCYENAMAERVNGILEDELYLDQTFDCVAQAKRVVKKSINLYNDVRLHLSLDYKTPNMVYKLSA
- a CDS encoding transposase, giving the protein MFFKFCLVGYLENITGDRKLVLHCSLRLDILYFLGYDIDEELPWHSTLSRTRQLYPESVFESLFTHVFKMCVAMQMVSGHTQVIDAAPVKANASMDSLELKVPEEDLEAHLRAVRHISNRDKAVPFRSAKVNKAPKSQQELSASRQELQAIKSRNKKWSKDQNHRPGAGNKGSRYTSNKTHYSPTDPDARISVKPGKARKLNYSSQLTVDAAHHVISDIKAYHADGKDSQHLPDIVLRVKRRLWQSGLTIDTCLADTGYSSGDNYAFLEKQDITSYIPPHGTFKGGPDEFIYNEKEDHYTCPQGKIIPFKKVFYEKKNNTKKKAYRGSKKLCIDCPIRSACLSKTAQEKSFSVTYYRAEYLRNIARVDSEKGSYMKGK
- a CDS encoding SIR2 family NAD-dependent protein deacylase, which translates into the protein MIDERIIEQLNFCLEKEKKISFLVGAGLSAESGIPTFRGKDGYWVSGSKNYKAEDIGTFRMFNLASQEVWKWFLYRKSVTEKAKPNPSHLLLKEIEDKLENQFSLISQNVDSLHRKAGNSEERTFLIHGDFDFVRCGDECSKELYPFPKEIDLENRDKDAITENEWKALRCPKCNEDLRPHVLWFDEYYDEKYFKRDSVLKISKHTGILFVIGTSGATTLPQMVARNVLAKGGMIVEVNIEESYFSDLLKNKKKGIVVNQKSTPFLTELNEEIKKLVVIE
- a CDS encoding aspartyl protease family protein, which translates into the protein MKFNNFFYSLIAVILLSSCASSKINKTLKQGNIVQEDFKTSIPFEYRKGLIIIKVTIQNEVYDFILDTGASNALSKELAEKLDVISLGSENVTDIHKTSQLLNYTKIDDIEIGGINFQNTIAAISDFNNGILACLNADGFIGSNLMRFAIWDFDFKNQIITITDNEQKLNIPSDATEAKMFIGTGASEPSIISYINGDKALNNLIDLGNNSTPHLAYGDFLRQKESNKITKYISGSGYASGIGMYGKGDKKKEYSAKIDQITIGNQIITDKVMRVKDGKTNLGISFFKNYRLILNWKAKKIKMIKEGPSNNTELYDFGFNPNFSGNKVFVDFIYNDTEASKVLQFGDQVLQINNVNYLNITNENKCDFFNNGLIPKETDEITIKILRNEEELEFQLKKVRLL